The nucleotide window AGTTTTCCTAAAACCGTTGCTACAAGAGCCTTCTAGGATCCAACCTCACAGTCCAAAAAGGTAAGATTTTTCCTAACTTTTTTGAACTTGTAGCAACCCAAAATCTGACCGCGCTTACCCTTGTCCACTTTTTGCCAGGGAAGCGATTTGTCATGTCATTAACGATTACGACCCCCGTTCTCACCGCTGCTTCGACCAAGCACACCGCCTTCGATCGGGAATTCATCCAAGGCTCTGCCATCCATCCCAGCCTCTACGCCGCCACGGTGCAGGTTGTGGGGGACCTAGAACAGGATGCCGGTGGTGATGCCGCCACACCCATCCACGATGCCCTGAACTGGCGCTATGTCCGGTTTGGCCACACAGTGAACACCACCCTGCTGGCCGCCCTCTTCCTGAATGAAGATGGATCCTACTGGCAGGCCAAACTATCTGAACCCAAACAAGACCGCAAAACGGGCAAAACACGTAAATACGAAACGCCTGTTGGTAACGGCGCACGGGCCTACCTCCCCAGCGTGCCACCTGAGATCCGGCAGAAAGTCAACCAACGCCAGCAGATAGAATGCCCTACGGAAGGCTCGTTCTGGGACTTCATCGCCCAGCATCCCGAAATCCCGATCGTCCTGACCGAAGGGGGCAAAAAATCCCTCGCGGCCCTCTCCCAAGGGTTTGTGGCGATCGCGCTCTATGGGATCAATGCAGGCGTGAACAAGTATGAAACGATCGGGGGGGAACGCATTCGTCGTCTTCAGCCAGAACTGATCCCCGATTTACAACGGTTTGCTGGGACAGGCAGGCCGTTCACCCTCGCCTTCGACCAAGATACGAAGCCCAAGACCCGCCATAAGGTGGCTAGCGCATTGGCCGATTTATCTTGGCACTTGGAACAGCAAGGCTGCACGGTCAGGATTGCCACCTGGGAGGGTCAAAGCGGCCAATGCAAAGGCTTGGACGACCTGATCGTAAATGCTGGGGCTGAAGCATGGCAAAACGCCTACCAACAGGCCATCCCAGCCCGCGAATGGCGCATTATGCAGCAGCTTGCTGCCCAAATCAAACGCCAGCCAGATTTAGCGATCGGCACCCAAGAATTCTCAGAAGTCGCCCCAAACCTTCCCAAGGCAGGCATTCTCGCCCTCTATGGTGGCAAGGGGACCGGGAAATCAGAGGCCATCAAACAGATCCTGACTGGACAGTCCTGGCTCTCCGTCACGCCACTGGTCAGCCTGGGGCGCGACCAAGGCGAAGCCTGGGGCGGAGTATTCATCAACGACGGCGATATCATTGGATCCCAACTCCTCAAAGACGGGCAACCCGTGCATGGCGCATCGGTCTGCATCCCCTCCCTCACCAAGGTCAACCGGATCGAGGCAGACGTTCTCGTGCTAGACGAACTCACCGCCACCCTGGAGTTCCTCCTTGGCTCCAAACTGGCCAATAAAAACGGTCTGCGTCCTGTGCTACTCGATGAATTCATCCGGCGGGTGCAGAGATCGGAACAGGTGATTCTGGCCGATGCCGATTTGACCGAAGAAGCGATCGCCTACATTGAGGCGATACGGGGTGAGCGGGCTTATTTAGTGCGCAGCGATCGTCAAGCCCTGACCTATCCAACCTGGATCCTAGAAGGAACCCAACCCCAAGCGATCGCGGCCCTGACGGAACGCTTTCAAACCCTGCCAACTCAGCAACTGATTTACCTCAACTGCGACAGTAAGACGCTGGCCGATAGTCTGGCTAAACTTTTACAAGCACAGGGCATTTCCAGCTTGCTGATCACCAGCGATACCAGCGGCTGCGCAACGGAAGCAGAATTTCTCGCTAGCCAAGGTCGAATGCTGCCAACCCTCATCCGGCAAGGTATTCGCGCCATCATCACCAGCCCGACCGTCACCCAAGGCTTCAACATCAAGGCCCACACAGAGCTGATTGATTCCGTTTGGGGCTTCTACAAAGGCGGCAGCATCACCGCCCATGCCATGGCGCAAGCCCTCGACAGAGTGCGCTCCAACGACGTACCCCGCTTTGTCCACGTTGCCAAAAAGGGCAGCGCCTACAGCAAACTGAGCAAAGCCCAAGCGATCGCGCCATTCTTGAAGGAATTCAAGCAAATCAGTACCGCTGCTGCTCGCCTGGTGCGGCACCAGCTCAATCCGATGACCCTGAACACCGTGGATGGCCTGGATTGGCAATCCCAGAACCTGAAACTCTTGGCTTCCCTGGAAGTGCGCCGCAATCGGGGGATGGTAGCATTACGGGATACATTGGTCGCCTTACTGCGGCAGGAAGGCAAGCAAGTGCAATCGCTACGGCCTACCGTTCCCACTGCGGCCACCAAAGCTGCTAGTCGAGAACTCAAAGCCGCCCAACAGCAGGTGACCCAAGCACAGGCCCAAGCGGTCGCCCAGGCAACCCCGATCGATGACGCGGAAGCTAAACGTCTGTCAGAGCAAACCACACCCCTCACGCCAGAGCAACTCCTCAGCCTGACCCAATGGCAGCTTGCCCGCTTTTATCGTCTCGACAACCTGACGGCAACCGATGTGCTGTTTGATAAAAAAGGCGTCACCCAACACCACATCCGCAACCTAGAGGCAGCGCTCTCACAGGCAAAAGCAGAAGAACGCACCGCCCACAGCATCCACCAGAACCCTGACACCCCCCAAGATTGGGACAAAGCCGCTGTGCATCGCTGGATGATGGAACAGTGCGGCATCCTGCCGCTGGTGGTACAAATTGTGCGCCAGGAAGTCACCCAGTTCACGCCGGAGATTACCGCACCGATCTCGCAGTTTGTTCGTAACCATGCCACCGAATTTCGCATTGGGTTTGGTTATGCCAAGCTCGATAAAATGTCTGACCAGCAAATCGTAGGCATTCTGCTGGGGCACTACGGCATTCGCAGCAAACGTCACCGACGACGGAACGCCTACAGTGTTGACCAAGCCCATTTGGAGGCGCTTCTCAATGTCCTGAAACGCAGGCAGCAAGCCGATCCACAGGGAGCGAAAAAAGAGAGTAATCCAGAGGTCTGGATCTCTCTAGAAAGCCCAATGGAAGAAGAAAGAGAGGAAGATGGACAAAAGCTAAAAACGTCAGATCTCAGCAAAAGGATTGTCGGATCTGACCAGTCCCGTGGAACTGAAGCGCCAGTTTCTGCTTGAATTTAATTGAATCCAAGAAAGTCGCAAAGTCAAAGCTGTTTCAAGGGTTCATCATAGCTAGCTGGCATACTGGATTCTGGTTCTATAGCCATGAAGGCTTTCACCTTGTACCGCCATCCTATGGTAGGAGAAAGCAGCATTAGCAGCACCGCTGGAATCTGAAACGGCTGAGATCTTGGGTTGTTTGGATTGCTGATCGGATCAACGTGAGCGTGGGATTCTGTCTTGCCAGTTCAGCGGATCGGCCTTGACCGATCGCTTCCATAGCTGTGAGGTAAATCCTAGACATTAGATCGGTTGGTGAATGCGATTGTTCGTCGTAGTCCCAACTGTTGGCGTCAAGATCATCCTCTTCGATCGTTGCAGTGCTTTCCTGGCATGCATTAGCTGCCGCCTTGAGCTGCTCAGGTGTGAATTTTGCAATCACTAATTCCTGGTTATCAGGCAGATTCCTGATTTGCTGTATTAACTGTTCAAACTTCTTCGAGTTGTGTTGTTTCGATTCGATCAGGTGGATATCAATGAGTTTTTGAAGAACTTTGCCCTGGGTGAGGTTGAGTAATTCTGCCAAGAATCGAATGAGATTGCGGCAAGTGGGTGTGAGTGACCAGCCCGTACGCTTTTTGGGGGGCGATGGGCAATCATTCACCTCCATTAGCTTTGGCTGTGCGTCATCAAATCCTCTCAATAACTGGCGATATTGACGCCTGTAACGCCTTGGGTTCAACAGCAATTGCAACACAGTCACCCGCAACAAGCGTTCCACGAACTCTCCTTTGGAGAGCGACAACTCCTGGGCTTGCTGTTCGATATAGGAGTTATACACCTCCTCTACAGCGATCTGAAAGGACTCCTTGTTTTCGAGGTCAGTCCCAGATGGACCTCGCTGGCTCTGTTTGCCCGTTGTCGTTTCTTCTACTAGCTGTTTCATATCTGGTTTTTATTGCAAATGCGGCTGATTTTAGGACATGCGCAAAGTGATAGGGCCAGCTAAGTAGGATGAAAATGCCTGAAAGCCTTGTCATATAAGGTTTCTACAACTTAATGCCAATGGATGACCGTTGCTTGGAATGCTGAGATTCCTTGGTGAATACGTGAAGGGTAGAAGCCTTCTGATCACAGATCACAAGACTTAGCAGTCTTCTGATGCAATGCCTTCATTTATCGGCCTTTAGGTCTTGTGATCTACAGTTTTTGGGGCTATTTTTTCAACTAAAAATCGGCTTTTTTCAGATATTTTTCTGGTTTAGTTTGTGCTTTTATTTCTTAATATTTCTTATATTTTTGATCAGTGGTAGTTGCAGTAAATAATTAGCTCTTGTGATCCTGAAATGTGCTCGAAAAGCCCCTAGCCAAGCCGATTGAAGGGCCATAGAATGCAATTGTCCTGAGAACACGAGTGCCCAAAATGAAAACAAAACGAAAAGGGTTGCGACGATCGAACTTATGTAAGGGGAAAAAGTGCATGCGACATGTTCCAATTAATCCCTATGAGGAACTGAAAAAACGTTGCACCGTGAGTATCACTCCCACAGGTCTCAAGGGACTAGATGCGCTATGTGCAAAG belongs to Alkalinema sp. FACHB-956 and includes:
- a CDS encoding plasmid replication protein, CyRepA1 family, which encodes MSLTITTPVLTAASTKHTAFDREFIQGSAIHPSLYAATVQVVGDLEQDAGGDAATPIHDALNWRYVRFGHTVNTTLLAALFLNEDGSYWQAKLSEPKQDRKTGKTRKYETPVGNGARAYLPSVPPEIRQKVNQRQQIECPTEGSFWDFIAQHPEIPIVLTEGGKKSLAALSQGFVAIALYGINAGVNKYETIGGERIRRLQPELIPDLQRFAGTGRPFTLAFDQDTKPKTRHKVASALADLSWHLEQQGCTVRIATWEGQSGQCKGLDDLIVNAGAEAWQNAYQQAIPAREWRIMQQLAAQIKRQPDLAIGTQEFSEVAPNLPKAGILALYGGKGTGKSEAIKQILTGQSWLSVTPLVSLGRDQGEAWGGVFINDGDIIGSQLLKDGQPVHGASVCIPSLTKVNRIEADVLVLDELTATLEFLLGSKLANKNGLRPVLLDEFIRRVQRSEQVILADADLTEEAIAYIEAIRGERAYLVRSDRQALTYPTWILEGTQPQAIAALTERFQTLPTQQLIYLNCDSKTLADSLAKLLQAQGISSLLITSDTSGCATEAEFLASQGRMLPTLIRQGIRAIITSPTVTQGFNIKAHTELIDSVWGFYKGGSITAHAMAQALDRVRSNDVPRFVHVAKKGSAYSKLSKAQAIAPFLKEFKQISTAAARLVRHQLNPMTLNTVDGLDWQSQNLKLLASLEVRRNRGMVALRDTLVALLRQEGKQVQSLRPTVPTAATKAASRELKAAQQQVTQAQAQAVAQATPIDDAEAKRLSEQTTPLTPEQLLSLTQWQLARFYRLDNLTATDVLFDKKGVTQHHIRNLEAALSQAKAEERTAHSIHQNPDTPQDWDKAAVHRWMMEQCGILPLVVQIVRQEVTQFTPEITAPISQFVRNHATEFRIGFGYAKLDKMSDQQIVGILLGHYGIRSKRHRRRNAYSVDQAHLEALLNVLKRRQQADPQGAKKESNPEVWISLESPMEEEREEDGQKLKTSDLSKRIVGSDQSRGTEAPVSA